A single window of Achromobacter xylosoxidans DNA harbors:
- a CDS encoding thioesterase II family protein — MADLMPLCATSEPCAEDTHLVLCPFAGGSASAFRSWRDLRPYGWQVWLAVYPGRDQRMNEACAASIAELADQVLMAIDTHQIAQQQLVIAGHSMGAQVAFEVCLRLEQRGSAPLGLVLSGCHAPHLHGRRLISHLEDRAFLEQLVAIGGNAQELLNEPGLWPVFMPMLRADFKATESYWHPQKPGERRRLQTPTLLIYGSADQEAWRSEVEAWKSWLSDVDGPVAIAGEHFYVTRRPRAFLEHIRRRFEPNSAHSATCAFK; from the coding sequence ATGGCTGACCTGATGCCGTTGTGCGCAACAAGCGAGCCCTGCGCAGAGGATACCCATCTTGTGCTGTGCCCCTTCGCTGGCGGGAGTGCGAGCGCGTTCCGCAGTTGGCGCGATCTGCGGCCTTATGGCTGGCAGGTCTGGTTGGCGGTCTATCCCGGACGCGATCAACGGATGAACGAGGCCTGCGCGGCAAGTATCGCCGAACTGGCCGATCAGGTTCTGATGGCCATCGACACGCATCAGATCGCCCAACAGCAACTTGTGATCGCCGGTCACAGCATGGGGGCCCAGGTGGCATTCGAGGTTTGCTTGCGGCTGGAACAGCGCGGCTCGGCGCCGCTCGGTCTGGTTTTGTCCGGATGCCATGCGCCGCACCTGCATGGCCGGCGCCTCATCAGCCACCTTGAAGATCGCGCATTCCTTGAGCAATTGGTCGCCATTGGTGGGAACGCACAGGAGCTATTGAACGAGCCCGGCTTGTGGCCTGTGTTCATGCCGATGCTGCGGGCGGATTTCAAGGCAACCGAAAGCTATTGGCATCCTCAGAAACCGGGGGAACGGCGGCGACTTCAAACGCCGACGTTGTTGATCTACGGCAGTGCAGACCAGGAGGCCTGGCGATCGGAAGTCGAAGCATGGAAAAGCTGGCTATCCGACGTCGATGGGCCGGTAGCCATTGCTGGCGAACACTTTTATGTCACTCGTCGTCCGAGAGCTTTTCTGGAGCACATCAGACGGCGTTTTGAACCGAATTCCGCGCACTCAGCGACGTGCGCGTTCAAATGA